The DNA segment GTAATATTGGCTAGTCACTTTGGAAGACCAAAAGGTGGATTTGAAGAGAAATATTCTTTAGAGCCAATTGCAAAAAGATTACATATACTATTAAAACAAGATATAAAATTAGCTCCAAGTGTTGTTTGTGACCAAACTTTAAAAATGGCAAAAGAACTAAAAGCTGGTGAAATTATGCTTTTAGAGAATATGAGATTTGAAGCTGGTGAAACAAAAAATGATGAAGAACTTAGTAAAAAATTAGCTTCTATGGCAGATGTTTATATAAATGATGCCTTTGGTGTTTCTCATAGAGCTCACTCATCTGTTGAAGGAATTGCAAAATATTTTGATGAAAATCATAAAGCAGCTGGATTTTTACTTGCAAAAGAGATTAAATTTTTTCATCATATAGTTGAAAATCCAAAAAGACCTTTTGTATCAATTGTTGGTGGTTCTAAAGTATCAGGAAAACTTGAAGCTTTATATAATTTAGTTCCAAAAGTTGATAAAATAGTTATCGGTGGAGGAATGGCATTTACATTCTTAAAAGCATTAGGACATGAAATTGGTAAATCATTAGTTGAAGAAGATTTAATTCCTGAAGCTTTAAAAATAATGGATTTAGCAAAACAAAAAGGTGTAAAATTATACTTACCTGTTGATATTGTTGCTGCTGAAGCATTTGATTCTGAAGCGATTGCTAAAATTGTTCCGGTTCAAGAGATGCCAAAATCTTGGATGGGATTAGACATAGGTCCTGCAACAGCTCTTTTATTTAGTGAAGTTTTAAGTGATGCAAATACAATTTTATGGAATGGACCAATGGGTGTTTATGAAATGGAAAAATTTGCAAAAGGTAGTACAAAAATATCTCATGCAGTAGCAAGTTCATATGCAACAACAGTTGTAGGTGGGGGAGATACGGCAGACTTAGTAAGAATTACTGGAGATGAAGCTGATATGACATTTATTAGTACTGGTGGAGGAGCTTCTTTAGAATTAATAGAAGGAAAAATTTTACCAGGTGTTAAAGCATTAGTTATCGAGGAAGATAACTAATGCCTATTATTGCAAGCAACTTTAAAACTAATCACACAAGAAAAAGTACATCATTATTTATTGAAAAATTAAATAACTATTTACAATCAAATGATATTAAAGATGAAGTTTATGTATTTCCTACTTCAACATCTTTAGATTCATTTAATACAGTTTCTAATTTACTTTTGGGTGTACAAAATGCTTATCCAGCTAAAAATGGATCTTTTACAGGAGAGATTGGTTTGGAACAGCTTGAAGAGTTTGATATAAAAACAATTTTAATTGGTCATAGTGAGAGAAGACATATCTTAGGTGAAACTCAAGAAGAAATTGCAAAAAAATATGAATTTTATAAAAATTTAGGATTTAGAATAATTTATTGTATTGGGGAACCTCTTGAGATAAAAAATGCTGGATTAGAAAAAACTTTAGAATATATTTATGAACAATTTATAGATATAGATACAAATTATTCTAATCTAATTTTAGCTTATGAGCCTGTTTGGGCAATTGGAACGGGTGTAACTGCAACAAATGATGACATAGGAAGTGTTCATAAAGCTATTAAAGAAAAGATTAACAAGCCTTTACTTTATGGTGGAAGTGTAAAAGTTGAAAATGTAAAAGAAATTTGCAAGATAGAAAATGTTGATGGGGCTTTAATAGGAACAGCTTCTTGGAAAATAGAAGATTTTATAAAAATAATTGAAAATACAAAGGATTTGAAATGATAATGAAGGGTAAAAAAGGTGTTATCTTAGGTGTTGCAAATGATAAATCAATTGCATATGGTATAGCAAAAGCATGTTCAGAACAAGGTGCACAAATTGCATTTACTTATTTAAATGATGCACTTAAAAAAAGAGTTGAGCCAATTGCAGCTGAATTTGGTAGTGAAAATTTAGTTTATCCTTGTGATGTTTCAAAGCCTGAAGAAATAGTTGCATTAAGAGAATCTTTACAAAAAGATTTAGGAGAAATTGATTTTATTGTTCACTCTATTGCTTTTGCTCCAAAAGAGGGATTAAGTGGTAGATTTCATAATATCTCAAAAGAAGCATTTGATATAGCAATGGATGTATCAGTATTTTCACTAATAGAGATAACAAAAGAATTAAAACCATTACTTTCAAAAAATTCTTCAATTTTAACATTAACATATTATGGTGGAGAAAAATATATTCCAAACTATAATTTAATGGGAGTTGCAAAAGCAGCTTTAGATATGACTACAAAATATTTAGCTGAAGATTTAGGAAGAGATGGAATTAGAGTAAATGCAATTAGTGCAGGACCAATTAAAACTCTTGCAGCTGCAGGAATTGGAGATTTCAGATTTATGCTTAAATGGAATGAAGCACATTCTCCTTTAAAGAAAAATGTAACTATTGATGAAGTTGGAAATTCAGGTATGTATTTACTTAGTGATTTAAGTAGTGCAGTTACTGGAGAAATTCATCATGTTGACAGTGGATTTAATATTATGGGAATGCCAGCTGTTGAGTTTGAAGATGGAAAACCAAAAATTGCTTGGAATGGAACTGACAAGTAAGTTTTAGAAAGATAAGAATTTTTTCTTATCTTTTTTTATATAAAATTTTAGATTTAAACTTAATAAGAGTTTAAATTTAAAATTTTAACAAGAGGATTATTAAATGAATATAGATTTTAAAGAACTGGCAAATAAATATCAAACACCTTATTATGTTTATGATTTTGATCATATTACAGCGCAATATACAGAACTAAAAGAGTCTTTCAGAGCAAGAAA comes from the Aliarcobacter cibarius genome and includes:
- a CDS encoding phosphoglycerate kinase → MKLQEIKNIDIAGKKVFIRCDFNVPVDEYNNITDDRRIRSALNTIRYCIDNDCSVILASHFGRPKGGFEEKYSLEPIAKRLHILLKQDIKLAPSVVCDQTLKMAKELKAGEIMLLENMRFEAGETKNDEELSKKLASMADVYINDAFGVSHRAHSSVEGIAKYFDENHKAAGFLLAKEIKFFHHIVENPKRPFVSIVGGSKVSGKLEALYNLVPKVDKIVIGGGMAFTFLKALGHEIGKSLVEEDLIPEALKIMDLAKQKGVKLYLPVDIVAAEAFDSEAIAKIVPVQEMPKSWMGLDIGPATALLFSEVLSDANTILWNGPMGVYEMEKFAKGSTKISHAVASSYATTVVGGGDTADLVRITGDEADMTFISTGGGASLELIEGKILPGVKALVIEEDN
- a CDS encoding triose-phosphate isomerase, with translation MPIIASNFKTNHTRKSTSLFIEKLNNYLQSNDIKDEVYVFPTSTSLDSFNTVSNLLLGVQNAYPAKNGSFTGEIGLEQLEEFDIKTILIGHSERRHILGETQEEIAKKYEFYKNLGFRIIYCIGEPLEIKNAGLEKTLEYIYEQFIDIDTNYSNLILAYEPVWAIGTGVTATNDDIGSVHKAIKEKINKPLLYGGSVKVENVKEICKIENVDGALIGTASWKIEDFIKIIENTKDLK
- the fabI gene encoding enoyl-ACP reductase FabI; amino-acid sequence: MIMKGKKGVILGVANDKSIAYGIAKACSEQGAQIAFTYLNDALKKRVEPIAAEFGSENLVYPCDVSKPEEIVALRESLQKDLGEIDFIVHSIAFAPKEGLSGRFHNISKEAFDIAMDVSVFSLIEITKELKPLLSKNSSILTLTYYGGEKYIPNYNLMGVAKAALDMTTKYLAEDLGRDGIRVNAISAGPIKTLAAAGIGDFRFMLKWNEAHSPLKKNVTIDEVGNSGMYLLSDLSSAVTGEIHHVDSGFNIMGMPAVEFEDGKPKIAWNGTDK